The DNA segment aaaaacctttaTCCTCCTTTGGCATTTTTACAAAGAACTAAAGCACAATCCTGAGCAATGGTCAGTTTATGTTTCTATTATTCCTATTTTTAGCTAATACCTTATTAATTCTTACTAGTACCAGTTATCTCTGCCAAAATAGGACAGCAGCACTTCGGGTGACCTAGAAAACAGTTACCAGGAGAAGCCTGGCACAGGACAGTGCTGTCCTGCTCTGGTCCCCAGCAACCTCTCCTGTCCCCACATCCATAGGGAGGGACTGAGCCATCACTACACTGCCTCTGCTTGCATAGCTTCACCAGGGAACTACATTTCTATTTGAAGTTACCCTGTTCACGTTCCGCTTTTATTTTAGGCTGTGGAGGAgacaaaggaaagcagaagagaggCTCCAGCCATCAGCACCCCCAAGGCATCCCCCAAAGGGTAAGTCTGCAGGTGACACTGACCATGATGACAGATGACTGGCATCAGGGCCTGTGTCACCTCTACTGCAGGCTTTATGTGTTTTACAGCACAAGTACCAGCCCCACACCAATCTATTGCTCACCTGCATCACTCCATGCAAGAATAGTGCTTCGTGGCAGGATCCATCCAGGCTACTCTTTTGCTCTGGTcttgggatggagcaggaggtgctgagcagcATCCTGGGTTCTCTAAGGAGGGGAACAACAaggcacagtgctgcagcacctACAAACAGTGCCCATCCATGGGCTGCTTTCCTCCAAGCTGGCTTTTTAGAGCTGCTGTGGCTTTGCTTCCTGGGCTAAAACCCAACTGATTTGCTAACAAGGGCCCTGGGGCAGTTATATGGAGCCTCAGGTGAGGAGCCTGATCACTTGTGGAGGTTGTGGTGGGCTCTGATGGGGGCATGGGGCAGAGTCCCATTGCACTTCAGGCccacaggtgctgctgctgctctcacagctGACACTTGTTTGTATGGAGAACATGGATAGATGGCTGTCATTTGGCATGGGGAAAATACTTTACACCACATGTGCTTTATCACACATTAACTGCCAGCCTGTGTGGTGCAAACAAGGAGTCTTACTCCAGTATGTGGCTGACTGTGGGGTCTCCTTAGCAAAACAGGGGAGTGGGAACCATTAGGGGAAGAAGGAAGCCATGCCTGGGCAGAGTCCTGCACCTAACACAGCAGCCAGCCCCCTATGCCAAGGGGAAGTGAGCGCAGAGCATGTGAAATAAGATTTCCTCtttctggggctttttttagCATCCTGCTGGTTTTTACATAGCGCATTGGGCTGAACTCTGCCACGCTGCTGCTTGGGATTTCCAAAGCACTGCTGCTCGCATTGGTGTGTTCTTACCCCCGTTCTGAGGGTGGCCACTGTCATAGGGACAGTTCTAGGTGCCCTGGGTGAGCATCCTTGCTGCTCCCCAGCTTTAGCTGGGCTCATAATGTggggtcacagccccagggagaggcagaaggTGCTGCAAGCACATCCCTGCCTTGGGACTGGGCTGCAGGGAGTGGAGGATGGTGGTGCAGGAACATTGCTGTGCAGTGGAGAAGGGAAAATGCAGCCCTGGTGAGGGGCAGCAGGAGAATCACTAGcgtgtacatgtgtgtgcactgGGTTGTGAGCAGATAGATGGGCTGGGACTGCGCTTTGTCCTTCCCTTTGCATGTCTCATGGCCCAGCAATGGAGGTAGGGTGAACTTACCCCCACAAGGGATGCAGCCagaggagaaggagcaggaTTCAGCCTCCCTGACTGGGAAATAGTGAGATGAAAGACATcttgtttaaaggaaaaagtaaatgtgttttaaaagtcactggaaggaagagctggagcagtgGGCTTGGGGCTTTATCTTGGGAGCACCCCTATAGATGCTCCCCAGGCAGATGCAACCATGCCCAAGCAGTGTTCACAGGAGCAGTGCCAGCATCTGCAGGCATGGGATACCTCAATGGACAGTGAGTAATGCAGCCCAGGGACCACTGAAGGCAAAGGGGGATTTGAATGGAAAAGCTGGAGCTGGGAAagacacagctgcagaaacCTGGCAGCAACTTAAATGTGCCCTGTGGTTGGGGGTGATTTCTGCTCGGTGGTACAGCCCAGGAGGCTGCTTTGTAGCAGCAATTAAACATGTTTTCTATGTattgtgctgtggttttgcacCTACCTTCACTGGGCGAGGCATGGTGCTTGTTAGATGGGAGAAGAGCAATAGGTTTCTGTTAGAGAGATGCTCTTACTGCTTTTGCAAGCTTTCCCTTTGTAAGACCTGTGTCTCCCTACAGTATCTTTCTATTTttcagctgcagggctgctctggttGTCAAATTCCTGTATTGAAAGACGTGCTTGAAATGCCACCCAAAAGGTGACAGAGGTGCATTCCCTGTGGTAACCTGTCAACTGGTTTGGCACACGATGCATTTCTCAGTGTGGATCCCCTGTCAATTCTGCAAGCAACCAGAATGAGGTCTGGTCATTTCTGACACGGAGCATGAGCAAGGACTTTGATTAACACCCTATAACTAAGCCTCTCCCTACAATGGACATGATGATCTGGTACCTAAAGCCTCACACACGGATGCCAGGGCTGAATCTGTTCATTTAAGCACTGACAACCCAAGAACAACCTGGCTGCAGGACATGCTACCATGCTGGGGTTGAGCACAGCTCTGGAGCACAACCATGACAAACAGTTCGACCTGCACTGAAACAGACCTCAAGCCCTACTATGCGGTTACATACACTTTCATCCTGATCCCTGGACTAATAGGAAACACATTAGCTTTGTGGGTCTTTTATGGGTACATGAAAGAGACTAAAAGGGCTGTCATATTTATGATCAATTTAGCCATTGCTGACTTATCACAGGTTTTGTCCTTGCCCCTGAGGATTTTCTATTACTTGACTGGGACATGGGAATTTGGAGGAGGTCTCTGCATGTTTTGCTTCTATCTGAAGTACGTCAACATGTATGCAAGCATCTATTTCTTGGTTTGCATCAGTGTAAGACGATATCTGTTTCTTATGCACCCATTCAAATTCAGTGACTGCAAACGCATCTGTGATGTGTATATCAGCATCATTGGGTGGGTCGTGGTCTGTGTTGGCTGTTTGCCTTTCCCACTTCTCAGACTCCAGCAGGATGCTAAAAACACGTGTTTTGTGGATCTCCCTGTAAAGGAAGTTGACCTTCCCATCTCCATTGTAATGATGACGATAGGAGAATTGGTGGGGTTTGTAACACCCCTACTCATCATCCTATACTGCTCATGGAAGACTGTCTTATCACTAAAAGAAAGGAATTCTGCTTCACATGACCTcggagagaagaaaaaggctttaaaaatgaTCCTTACCTGTGCACTGGTATTTCTGATCTGCTTTGCACCTTATCATATCAGCTTTCCATTAGATTTCTTTGTCAAAACCAAAAGGATTGAAAACGGATGCGTGCAGAAGGTGATCTCGGTGTTTCACGCTGTAGCTTTGTGCCTTGCCAGCTTGAACTCCTGTGTGGACCCAGTCATCTACTACTTTACTACAGATGAGTTCAGGAGACGCCTTTCCAGGCAGGATCTGCAAGACAGCATTCAGCTCCACAACCTCAGTTACGCAAGGAAGCACTCGAGAGATGTGCTCAGGAAGGACACCATGGACTACTAGTGGTGGCCTTCCATATATTGTTACCAGGGCTTCAGATGTTCACTATATTTGGGGGTTGGCCCAATTTGTTTTCCCCACCAGTTCCATTTCCAGCTTGAAAGCCATATGGTTTGAAGCCACATCACTGCCTTGGATAAGCTTTAACCACAGGGCTCTGCTTCAAGGGTAGATGTCCATCAGGCCCTTCGGTTTTCTATTCACCAAAGAGAGAGCAAATTATTTCTCTCACTGATAACTGACCCTGTATCATCACACCTCCATTAAGGGCAGCATCATTAAAGCACAGAGGAAGCAAGCCTTGAAGTTTACTGTAATGGAAACTCACTATAAGCAGTCAAACATGCCACCCAGCAGGCTAGGAAAGATCTTTATGAAAGGCTCAGATGTGGATGCATTTTAATAATGATTTCTTTGAAATCAAATAGCAGAAGGTTTGGGCTGGACTGGCATTTCATTTGCACCTTCTTTTGTAAGACTGATTTACCTGTGAGCATCTGAAATGTTACGTTTTGAAATGCAAGAATACTGTGATGGTGTTAGGCTTTATTTAATGCAAACGTTGTTTTAtaatttatgaaaatatatatattttgtagaAAAAATGTGAATCCCCAAGAGTGTTGGAACACAAGGACTTGTTTTCCTTAATAAAACCCTTTCATGTAATAAAACCAAactccacctcctcctctccacaGGAGTCTGAGCCAGTGTGTCTGTACCTGAGTACGTTGCTGGGTAAGGATGGATAATTCATGGAAACCATGAAGCACATTGTAATTCATTCACAGcaatgaaaaagtattttgttttatttccttttgtatAGGActtaaaaatccttaaaaataattaaatgtaattaataattaatgatTAATTAATTCTTGGCCAACTCTCCTGTCTGTAAATACCTACATCCCCGATACACGCTTACACAAACCAATGTGTGCCAGTGCAAGCCCATCACTGTCCTTTCAGGCCTCTGTCCCTGTGGGAGGAGAGCAGGGTGGCCCTGTACAACCCCACAGAGCTACTTTTAGCTTCTGAGGGGAAAAGATGCTCCACAAAGTGGTGTCAGAAATTGGTTAGGAAGAAAAACCTCAATAAGCTTCAGTTTTCTCACCTAGAAAATGCTGTGGGTGCACATGAGCCGTGTCGTCTGCTGCCATAGCAATGTGGTTTATTCATATGGGTCTTAACGGTCTCTTTCTACAGGAAGCTTGGTGTAATACAGTTGCTCACATGAGCCACGTTCAGGAGAGACCTGCCTGTCCCCTCCTGCACCTCTGCCCCAGGTGGGGTTAGCTTGGGCCATGCTCTCCATCACAAAAGCCTCACAATGCCACAGACATCAAGACATTACTTAGATTAAGGGCAGGTGTATTTTCAATGTCCTGTCGATGGCTCAGGATCCATGATATCAGCCCATGCTTGAGCCCTGGAGCAATCACACACCAGCAGAGAGATGCTCTGCTGCATTTCTGCCTCCAAGAGAGCCTCAAGTGGGGATGACACATGGCACACAGGGTTTGGAGGAGACAAGTGATACCTAGACACTGAAACATCAGGGAGCACTTACTGTTTGGCCACTTTGCTGCCCAGCTTCGAGCTCTGAGCTAGGCAAGATCTGATTCTTCAGCTGGACTTTgctcagctctggctgcaggtCTCCCTTAGCCTCTTCAAAGGCAAATGAAGCTGATACTTCTTACTTACTTAGTAATAAACTGGTCTGCAGCACTGGACTGGGAATTTGAATGAGAATaattgagaggaaaaaaccaaccccaaaacatcCCCTTATTCTGCATGAAGTATCTCCTCTGCTTGCACCTCTTCCCCAATAGGGTTGTTATACTGAGAAGCAAAGCACTGAGGTCTCTGCCAACAGCCTCACAGGTAGACTTGGTGCTGAAGCAACAAGTGGCTTTTTGACCTAGAGTTAGGTTTAATGTAATGCTAAGAGAAGGTACTGTGGCAAGAACACAGGCCCAGGGAATGTCTCAGGGAACACTTGAGGCCCTGAAGCCGTTCAGAAGCACCATCAGGTGTGTTAGGGAGGTCTTATTGACACCTGAAACAAGGCAAATGAGGATGACACAGCACCAGGTGGAAGCAGAGCTCTCATTGGGTTTCTGAATGCAGCACAGCACAACCCTGTTTCCATCCACTCCCACACAGCCCCTTGCCTCTGAACCCACGCTGGAAAGAGCAGCGGTTTCATCACCTCTCTCGGCTCCCTTTGTGTCGCTGTCACTGTGACAAGAGCGGATGGGTCTTTTTGTTCTTCTATCTTCACGTTGAGAGTTAGAACCACACTGCATATGAAGGCTGCTGTGGAAGTGGGGGAGTGAGCGcctgcccttcctcctgctctcctcttGGTGCCTGTGAGccagagcacagagcacagggagGCTCTCTTGCTGATGGTGGTGGGCTTGAGGAGTGTTGAACCACCAGGCTGTGGGTGACAGTGCTGCCCATGCACAGCCATCCTCCACCGCTGGTTGTGAGGCctcctgcagctgcattgaAAGCATCATGTCCACAGCCATGAAAAGCTGTTTCCCAACCCATTTGACCAGCATACACCTGAACCCACTGATCCCTTAGGCCCAGTGGCAGTGAATTCCCTACTTTAGCTATATGtacattgctcagagcagcTGCCTGATGATATCTTTCTGTGCCCCTTCCTCTTGTACCATGAGCAACTGATTCCTGCCTGTGCACAGGACCCTCAGCCACCTCCTGCCCAATGGCTGCCACTTGGGGTTAGGAGCAAGGAGGCTGCTGGCCAGAGCACTGGTCCTCTAACATCTCCAATATCCTCTTCATCTTCTCTGCCATCACCAGCCATCACCTGTGAGCTATCCATGTAACTCAAAAGATCCGgggcccccaacataagaaCATGGAGCGAATCCAGAGGAgaccacaaagatgctcagaggactggagcacctctgctgtggagccaggctgagagctgggcttgttcagcctggataaggctttggggagaccttagagcagtttcagtgcctaaagggaccAACAGGAAAGCTGGACAGGgatttttacaagggcatgtagggacaggacacagggaaatggctttaaactgacagaggggagatttatgTTAGGTAataagaagctgttccctgtgagggtgctgaggcgctggcacagggtgcccagagaagctgtggctgccccatccctggcagtgctcaaggccaggttggatacaggtgcttggagcagctgctccagtggaaggtgtccctgcctgtggcaggggatggaactggatgagctttaaggtcccttccaacccaaaccagtctgggattctgtgactctacAATCTCCTTTCTGTGTGAAAAGGCTCCTCTGACCCAAGCAGAATTGTGCTTTCCTCTTACATGTCTTTTCTCTCAGCAGCTCTAGCTTTTATTTGCTGGTGTCATCTGGTTGCTCAATGTCCTCTAAAGACTCCCCATTTCTTGGCAACTGGTGGTGTTATTTTCCTGCTCCATTTAAGGCTGCACCAGCAGCAGACTTTGACACTTCATACTTCACTGTTCACTTCCTTTTTCACTTTGCTGTTAGAGGCTGAACAAGTAGTGTCATCCCCAGCATTGTGAGAACAGCTCATTGGCCATAAAGACACACAGAGcatcaaacacagcactgctggacACCACTTCTCAGACCATAGTAACTAGTGAGTGACCCAGATACAAGTCAACCCTGTCCAGAACaatagcaaaagaaagaagctaAAATCTTGTCAGGGATGGTTTGATAAATACCtgatgaaaagaaagcagacaagTTGGACCTGTATGGGCAGCACCTGGTTCTCACTGCAGTTAAGTCAGCAGAGGAGCTCCAGCATTTGGGCTGTACTTGCCACTGTAACGTGTGTTGGGCCTACCCTCAGATCAACCTGTTTCACTCACCCTTCCCTCAAACACAATGGTTTGCTCTACAGAATCTAATGGCAGGGATTGCACAGCTGAAATAGACAAATGGAGGAAGACTTTCTGAATGTCACAAAATGCAAAGTATGCCACAAAGTAAAATACTTGGGAGACTTGGTGTAAAAACATGACATTTCAGTTAAAATGAGCAGTCAGGGGTGCAGGGACCTTTGTTCTTATCATCATCCACCTaaggagaaagaacagaagaTCACAGCCCAGTCCTGGGCAGAGGGGACAGGCACGAACATGACTTTTGGTGGTTAGTGCCATCGCCTCAAAGGGGAAGACCTGGCTGCTTGTTCCTGCTTCCAGCTCTATTTCTGTACATTACGTCAAAGCAATACAGGATATACTCCACAAACATCACGAGCTGCTGGTT comes from the Melopsittacus undulatus isolate bMelUnd1 chromosome 6, bMelUnd1.mat.Z, whole genome shotgun sequence genome and includes:
- the GPR174 gene encoding probable G-protein coupled receptor 174; protein product: MTNSSTCTETDLKPYYAVTYTFILIPGLIGNTLALWVFYGYMKETKRAVIFMINLAIADLSQVLSLPLRIFYYLTGTWEFGGGLCMFCFYLKYVNMYASIYFLVCISVRRYLFLMHPFKFSDCKRICDVYISIIGWVVVCVGCLPFPLLRLQQDAKNTCFVDLPVKEVDLPISIVMMTIGELVGFVTPLLIILYCSWKTVLSLKERNSASHDLGEKKKALKMILTCALVFLICFAPYHISFPLDFFVKTKRIENGCVQKVISVFHAVALCLASLNSCVDPVIYYFTTDEFRRRLSRQDLQDSIQLHNLSYARKHSRDVLRKDTMDY